The following are encoded in a window of Pseudomonas graminis genomic DNA:
- the eat gene encoding ethanolamine permease, which produces MTASQLKPTLGTLHLWGLAVGLVISGEYFGWSYGWGTAGTLGFLVTTLMVAVMYTCFIFSFTELTTAIPNAGGPFAYSLRAFGVTGGMIAGLATLIEFVFAPPAIAMAIGAYLNVQYPSLDPRVAAIGAYFVFMTLNILGVSIAATFELVVTVLAVAELLVFMGVVAPGFSFSNFVLGGWAGSDTFGLPAISGMFAAIPFAIWFFLAIEGAAMAAEEAKDPKRTIPRAYVAGILTLVVLAIGVMIFAGGVGDWRTLSNINDPLPQAMKAVVGGNSNWMHMLVWIGLFGLVASFHGIILGYSRQFFALARAGFLPPSLAKLSRFQTPHRAILAGGVIGIIAILSDGVINLQGMTLTAAMITMSVFGAIVMYIISMLSLFKLRRSEPNLERSFRAPGYPVVPGIALVLAVVCLVAMVWFNLLICAIFICLMAVGALFCKMVRGRSAAVAVTG; this is translated from the coding sequence ATGACTGCTTCACAACTCAAACCGACCTTGGGAACCCTGCACTTGTGGGGACTGGCCGTGGGCCTGGTGATTTCCGGCGAATACTTCGGCTGGAGTTACGGCTGGGGCACCGCCGGGACGCTGGGCTTTCTGGTGACCACGCTGATGGTCGCGGTGATGTACACCTGTTTCATCTTCAGTTTCACCGAGCTGACCACCGCGATTCCCAACGCAGGCGGGCCGTTTGCCTACAGCTTGCGCGCCTTCGGCGTCACCGGCGGGATGATCGCGGGGCTGGCGACACTGATCGAATTCGTCTTCGCCCCACCGGCCATCGCCATGGCCATCGGCGCCTACCTCAACGTGCAGTACCCGTCCCTTGACCCAAGGGTTGCGGCCATCGGCGCGTACTTCGTATTCATGACCCTGAACATTTTGGGCGTGAGCATCGCCGCGACCTTCGAACTGGTGGTCACCGTCCTGGCGGTGGCTGAACTGCTGGTGTTCATGGGCGTTGTCGCGCCGGGCTTCAGCTTCAGCAATTTCGTGCTGGGCGGCTGGGCGGGTTCCGACACCTTTGGCCTGCCGGCCATCAGCGGCATGTTCGCGGCGATCCCGTTTGCCATCTGGTTCTTCCTCGCCATCGAAGGCGCGGCCATGGCGGCCGAAGAAGCCAAGGACCCGAAACGCACCATCCCGCGGGCCTATGTGGCGGGCATTCTGACCTTGGTGGTGCTGGCGATCGGCGTGATGATCTTCGCCGGCGGCGTGGGCGACTGGCGCACGCTGTCGAACATCAATGACCCGCTGCCCCAGGCAATGAAGGCCGTGGTCGGCGGCAATTCGAACTGGATGCACATGCTGGTGTGGATTGGCCTGTTCGGGCTGGTGGCCAGTTTCCACGGCATCATTCTCGGTTACTCGCGGCAGTTCTTTGCCCTGGCGCGGGCGGGCTTTCTGCCGCCGAGCCTGGCGAAACTGTCGCGCTTCCAGACGCCCCACCGCGCCATCCTCGCGGGCGGTGTGATCGGCATCATCGCGATTCTCAGCGATGGTGTGATCAATCTGCAGGGCATGACGCTGACCGCCGCGATGATCACCATGTCGGTGTTTGGCGCTATCGTGATGTACATCATCAGCATGCTCAGCCTGTTCAAGTTGCGCCGCAGCGAACCGAACCTTGAGCGCAGCTTCCGCGCGCCGGGTTACCCGGTCGTGCCGGGGATCGCCCTGGTGCTGGCGGTGGTGTGCCTCGTCGCCATGGTCTGGTTCAACCTGCTGATCTGCGCCATATTCATCTGCCTGATGGCCGTTGGCGCGCTGTTCTGCAAAATGGTCCGCGGACGCAGCGCGGCGGTCGCGGTCACCGGTTAA
- the qhpR gene encoding AraC-like transcriptional regulator QhpR, with product MLPTLVPAAASNMPAASNRGVLSAAANGLDGFILQHGGDLDRVFGRSGIDPEQLLHPTLSLPLTNYCKVLEEAASQTGCDNFGLRYGQQFRPQALGLLGYIGLCSATLEDALINFSAAFPFHQHSTLIELVDQGECYRFDYQVRHGAINERRQDAELTMGMALNLVRHVLGPDWAPRQVAFEHAQPQGWHEHRDVFRADVCFGQGCNSLLIPKGDVVGKAMPGSDPILLMLIKDAIRQLGENGSSTGNRHEATLLDRARQTIVATLHLGEPALEDIAQTLGLSEWTLQRKLREYGISFTQLVDQIRQDSALSHLKQQDLSITQLASLLGYSETSAFSRAFKRWFGVSPKQWRGGDWRR from the coding sequence ATGCTCCCGACCCTTGTCCCCGCCGCCGCATCGAACATGCCCGCCGCCAGCAATCGCGGCGTGCTGTCGGCTGCGGCCAATGGGCTCGACGGGTTTATCCTGCAGCACGGCGGTGATCTGGACCGCGTATTCGGGCGGTCCGGGATCGACCCCGAGCAATTGCTGCACCCGACCCTGAGCCTGCCGCTGACCAACTACTGCAAAGTGCTGGAAGAAGCCGCGAGCCAGACCGGCTGCGACAACTTCGGCCTGCGTTACGGCCAGCAATTCCGGCCTCAGGCACTGGGCCTGCTGGGCTACATTGGTCTGTGCTCGGCGACGCTGGAAGACGCGCTGATCAACTTTTCCGCCGCCTTCCCCTTCCACCAGCACAGCACGCTGATCGAACTGGTCGATCAAGGCGAGTGCTACCGGTTTGATTATCAGGTCCGCCACGGCGCGATCAACGAACGCCGCCAGGACGCCGAATTGACCATGGGCATGGCGCTGAACCTCGTGCGCCACGTGCTCGGCCCGGACTGGGCACCTCGGCAAGTGGCCTTCGAACACGCCCAACCCCAAGGCTGGCACGAGCACCGCGACGTCTTCCGCGCTGATGTGTGTTTCGGGCAGGGCTGCAATTCACTGCTGATTCCCAAGGGCGATGTCGTCGGCAAGGCCATGCCGGGCAGCGATCCGATTCTGCTGATGCTGATCAAGGACGCGATCCGTCAGTTGGGCGAGAACGGCAGCAGCACGGGCAACCGCCACGAAGCGACGCTCCTTGACCGCGCCCGGCAGACCATCGTCGCCACCCTGCACCTGGGCGAACCGGCGCTGGAGGACATCGCCCAGACCCTGGGCCTGTCCGAATGGACCCTGCAGCGCAAGCTGCGTGAATACGGCATCAGCTTCACGCAACTGGTCGACCAGATCCGCCAGGACTCGGCCCTGAGCCACCTGAAACAGCAGGACCTCAGCATTACCCAACTCGCCTCGCTGCTGGGCTACTCGGAGACCAGCGCATTCTCGCGGGCGTTCAAGCGATGGTTCGGGGTGAGTCCGAAGCAGTGGCGGGGTGGTGACTGGCGCCGTTGA
- a CDS encoding DUF6036 family nucleotidyltransferase: protein MFKSVESELTFEKAPPAALTVVIFGGCAVHLYTSHRVSSDVDAEFFAPELPSRFDLQALLATVPQTFVDERSGRVVELSYDLNFTSGLGPLHEDYLERGVPLDSFGPLSPLRVLIASPVDLAISTLGRGTEQDVSDIFALLRTGFILAAEFERLALQAIDCYVGNHEAPTSILANILQDYLETTDGQPG from the coding sequence ATGTTCAAATCGGTCGAGAGCGAACTGACGTTTGAGAAGGCCCCGCCTGCGGCGCTTACCGTCGTTATCTTCGGTGGGTGCGCGGTGCATTTGTACACAAGTCATCGGGTTTCCAGTGATGTCGACGCTGAGTTCTTCGCCCCGGAGCTGCCTTCGCGCTTTGATTTACAGGCTTTGCTGGCGACGGTCCCCCAGACATTCGTGGATGAACGAAGCGGTCGCGTGGTGGAATTGTCTTATGACCTCAACTTCACGTCTGGACTGGGGCCCTTGCATGAAGACTATCTGGAGCGAGGAGTGCCGCTTGATTCGTTCGGGCCGCTGTCGCCATTGCGAGTTCTGATAGCGTCGCCGGTCGATCTTGCTATTTCCACGCTCGGACGCGGGACTGAGCAGGACGTCAGCGATATCTTCGCCCTGTTGCGTACCGGCTTCATCCTTGCTGCCGAGTTTGAGCGTTTGGCCCTGCAGGCCATTGATTGTTATGTTGGCAATCACGAAGCTCCAACATCCATCCTTGCCAATATTTTGCAGGACTATCTGGAGACCACTGATGGACAGCCCGGTTGA
- a CDS encoding AAA family ATPase — protein MRSPAAFAPPPSLFLPLTEEVCKGLAAGESLDDFLSQAGRPQLAALMLLLNLKALAAQHTAVEQLERMLDDVLRAAASVEDAGGRFADLVRGRFTADHLAAGLSVLEIAGVSLLEDADIEQQDYLDGEGQWDFGFGLRHRAKLEPLTRELVMPSGDVLRLSDQQSRIFDEFKVCSEESFHLQAYAGVGKTYLLAKFFEVLIPEKTLLMATFPGQVSALQARVRQANPDARINACTFGHMANLLLNRDLTARGWRNTDIQRTGASSLVDDRQVAQWLNLQAVGKLQPRDVARVCRSTVHSFSLSPLANIEARHLPSLGHAASQADIALLLEYSRLLWRETVRPSAPHIRLPIRNSHRIKFLALTTEVIPENYSHIIIDESHELTAPMVQILDRSPQAVITLGDEFQQLSGKTPRHGGFIRQRFMTQSIRAGKQMADVLNPLIQMHPSDIKEGFVGRAPHPTRIIGHGVMPIPEKPTTILVANEWGLFAWFKRLTEAGARFQMPLRTLENLTLFVKGLDLLYREDLRPQHRLIFRFAYWDALASAMGGSHEFKAMHEWLGQGNRLQDFLDTTQRFCNDPAAILKLAKVEDVKNQEFDAVLLSRDLMRPPREGSTHSLASVCSLLYTASSRARHELLLPGNMSDWLQDLGRK, from the coding sequence ATGAGATCACCCGCTGCCTTCGCGCCACCGCCGTCACTGTTTCTGCCCCTGACCGAAGAGGTGTGCAAAGGCCTGGCCGCTGGCGAATCGCTGGACGATTTCCTCAGTCAGGCGGGCCGGCCGCAACTCGCTGCGCTGATGCTGCTGCTCAATCTCAAGGCCCTGGCCGCGCAACACACTGCCGTCGAACAGCTCGAACGCATGCTCGATGACGTCCTGCGCGCGGCCGCCTCGGTCGAAGACGCCGGCGGCCGTTTTGCCGATCTGGTACGTGGCAGGTTCACCGCCGACCATCTGGCCGCAGGACTCTCGGTGCTTGAAATTGCCGGCGTCAGCCTGCTCGAAGACGCTGACATCGAGCAGCAGGATTACCTCGATGGGGAAGGGCAGTGGGACTTCGGTTTTGGCCTGCGTCATCGCGCCAAACTGGAACCCCTGACCCGCGAGCTGGTGATGCCGTCCGGCGACGTGCTGCGCCTGAGCGATCAACAGAGCCGGATCTTCGACGAGTTCAAGGTGTGCAGCGAGGAGTCGTTCCACCTGCAGGCCTATGCCGGCGTGGGCAAAACGTACTTGCTGGCGAAGTTCTTCGAGGTCCTGATCCCGGAAAAAACCCTGCTCATGGCGACCTTTCCCGGTCAGGTGAGCGCGCTTCAGGCACGGGTGCGCCAGGCCAATCCCGACGCGCGAATCAACGCGTGCACCTTCGGTCACATGGCCAACCTGCTTCTTAACCGTGACCTGACCGCGCGTGGCTGGCGCAACACCGACATTCAGCGCACCGGCGCCAGCTCGCTGGTCGATGATCGGCAAGTGGCGCAGTGGCTGAACCTGCAAGCCGTGGGCAAACTGCAGCCCCGTGATGTGGCGCGGGTCTGCCGCAGCACCGTGCACAGCTTCAGCCTGTCGCCGCTGGCGAATATCGAGGCGCGGCACTTGCCGTCCCTGGGCCATGCGGCGAGTCAGGCGGACATCGCCCTGCTGCTGGAATACAGCCGCCTGCTCTGGCGCGAGACGGTCAGGCCGTCGGCGCCGCACATTCGGTTGCCGATCCGCAACAGCCACCGGATCAAGTTTCTGGCGCTCACCACTGAAGTCATTCCCGAGAACTACAGCCACATCATCATCGACGAGAGCCACGAGCTGACGGCGCCAATGGTGCAGATCCTTGATCGCAGTCCCCAGGCGGTCATTACGTTGGGCGACGAATTCCAGCAGCTCAGCGGCAAGACCCCGCGCCACGGCGGCTTCATTCGTCAGCGTTTCATGACCCAGTCGATTCGCGCCGGCAAGCAAATGGCCGACGTGCTCAACCCGCTGATTCAGATGCACCCCAGCGACATAAAAGAAGGCTTCGTCGGCCGCGCGCCGCACCCGACACGCATCATCGGCCACGGCGTCATGCCGATCCCGGAAAAACCCACCACGATTCTGGTCGCCAACGAATGGGGCCTGTTTGCCTGGTTCAAGCGCCTGACCGAAGCAGGCGCGCGCTTTCAAATGCCACTGCGCACCCTTGAAAACCTCACGCTGTTCGTCAAAGGCCTGGACCTGCTCTACCGCGAAGACCTGCGCCCGCAACACCGGTTGATCTTCCGCTTCGCTTACTGGGACGCGCTGGCCTCGGCCATGGGCGGCAGCCACGAATTCAAGGCCATGCACGAGTGGCTCGGCCAGGGCAACCGACTGCAGGACTTCCTCGACACCACCCAGCGTTTCTGCAACGACCCGGCTGCCATCCTCAAACTGGCGAAGGTCGAAGACGTGAAGAACCAGGAGTTCGACGCCGTGCTCCTCTCCCGCGACCTCATGCGCCCACCGCGGGAAGGCTCGACGCATTCCCTCGCCAGCGTGTGCTCGCTGCTCTACACCGCCAGCTCCCGCGCCCGGCACGAACTGCTCCTGCCGGGGAACATGAGCGACTGGTTGCAGGATTTGGGGCGGAAGTAG
- a CDS encoding DUF2790 domain-containing protein, with translation MNWKNLSIATLFAAMSLGALTAQAQPVAQAHNYMYGEHLDIAKALSTEVDPSPACGVVNAHLRYLDSQGQQQVLNYETVAQNCPQDN, from the coding sequence ATGAACTGGAAGAACCTCAGCATCGCCACCCTGTTTGCCGCCATGAGCCTTGGCGCCCTGACCGCCCAAGCCCAGCCCGTTGCTCAAGCCCACAATTATATGTACGGCGAGCACCTGGACATCGCCAAGGCCTTGTCCACCGAAGTCGACCCAAGCCCGGCCTGCGGCGTGGTCAATGCTCACCTTCGCTACCTCGACTCCCAAGGCCAGCAACAGGTTCTGAACTACGAGACCGTTGCCCAGAACTGCCCGCAGGACAACTGA
- a CDS encoding response regulator, whose protein sequence is MEHVDHILIVDDDREIRELVGNYLKKNGLRTTVVADGRQMRSFLESTPVDLIVLDIMMPGDDGLLLCRELRTGKHKTTPVLMLTARSDETDRIIGLEMGADDYLVKPFAARELLARINAVLRRTRMLPPNLIVTEAGRLLAFGKWKLDTTARHLLDAQGTVVTLSGAEYRLLRTFLDHPQRVLSRDQLLNLTQGRDADLFDRSIDLLVSRLRQRLADDARDPAYIKTVRNEGYVFTYAVEILGESP, encoded by the coding sequence ATGGAGCACGTCGATCACATTCTGATTGTCGATGACGATCGCGAGATTCGGGAACTGGTGGGCAACTACCTGAAGAAGAACGGCCTGCGCACCACCGTGGTCGCGGACGGCAGGCAGATGCGTTCGTTTCTGGAATCGACGCCTGTCGACCTGATCGTGCTCGACATCATGATGCCCGGCGACGACGGCCTGCTGCTGTGCCGCGAGCTGCGCACCGGCAAGCACAAGACAACGCCCGTGCTGATGCTCACCGCCCGCAGCGACGAAACCGACCGCATCATTGGCCTGGAAATGGGCGCCGATGACTACCTGGTAAAGCCCTTCGCCGCCCGTGAACTGCTGGCGCGGATCAACGCCGTGCTGCGCCGCACCCGCATGCTGCCGCCGAACCTGATCGTCACCGAAGCCGGTCGTTTGCTGGCCTTTGGCAAATGGAAGCTGGACACCACCGCCCGTCACTTGCTCGACGCCCAGGGCACGGTGGTGACGCTCAGTGGCGCGGAATACCGCTTGCTGCGCACCTTCCTCGACCACCCGCAGCGGGTATTGAGCCGCGATCAATTGCTGAACCTGACCCAAGGCCGCGACGCCGATCTGTTCGACCGCTCCATCGACTTGCTGGTCAGCCGCTTGCGTCAGCGCCTGGCCGACGACGCCCGCGACCCGGCCTACATCAAGACCGTGCGCAACGAGGGCTACGTGTTCACCTACGCTGTGGAAATTCTCGGGGAAAGCCCATGA
- a CDS encoding ATP-binding protein, with translation MKLSFGWPRTLASRLSLIFLISLVLAHGLSFGLQFYERYESAMTTMLGNMERDLSTTVAILERLPPDERQAWLPRFEHPTYVYILGAGQTGTPVDMDKAPMSVHSMQESLGHDYALTFNNITDSRPHYQAHLTLKDGNPLTIDVRPQITPLSPWLPLLLIGQLVLLFVCTWLAVRTAIRPLTRLSHAVDNLDPNGEGIRLDESGPTEVAFAAVAFNTMQQRISTYVKERMQLLAAISHDLQTPITRMKLRAEFMDDGIEKDKLWSDLSEMQHLVQEGVAYARSMDTSTETARRVDMDSFLDSLVFDYQDVGRDVQLNGKTGAIIDTRPHALRRVLVNLTDNALKFGGAAEIEVIAHADQSLSLHVLDRGPGIAEGELSEVIKPFYRVESSRNRDTGGTGLGLAIAQQLTIALGGTLTLTNREGGGLSAQLKLPARIATGAVKVTDR, from the coding sequence ATGAAGCTGAGCTTCGGATGGCCGCGCACCCTGGCCTCGCGTCTCTCGCTGATTTTTCTGATCAGCCTGGTGCTGGCCCACGGTCTGTCGTTCGGCCTGCAATTTTATGAGCGCTATGAAAGCGCGATGACCACGATGCTCGGCAACATGGAGCGCGATCTCAGCACTACCGTTGCCATCCTCGAACGCCTGCCGCCCGACGAACGCCAGGCCTGGCTGCCACGTTTCGAACACCCGACCTACGTCTACATCCTGGGTGCCGGCCAGACCGGTACGCCGGTGGACATGGACAAGGCGCCAATGTCGGTGCATTCGATGCAGGAAAGCCTGGGCCACGATTACGCACTGACCTTCAATAACATCACCGACAGCCGCCCGCACTATCAGGCGCATCTGACGCTGAAGGACGGCAACCCGCTGACGATTGACGTGCGCCCGCAGATCACCCCGCTGTCGCCCTGGCTGCCGCTGCTGTTGATCGGCCAATTGGTGTTGCTGTTCGTCTGCACCTGGCTGGCGGTGCGCACGGCCATTCGCCCGCTGACGCGCCTGTCCCACGCCGTCGACAACCTCGACCCCAACGGCGAAGGCATTCGCCTGGATGAAAGCGGCCCGACCGAGGTGGCCTTTGCCGCCGTGGCGTTCAACACCATGCAGCAACGGATCTCGACCTACGTGAAGGAGCGCATGCAACTGCTGGCGGCGATCTCCCACGACCTGCAAACCCCGATCACCCGCATGAAACTGCGCGCCGAGTTCATGGACGACGGCATCGAGAAAGACAAGCTGTGGAGCGACCTGAGCGAGATGCAGCACCTGGTTCAGGAAGGCGTGGCCTATGCCCGCAGCATGGACACCTCGACCGAGACAGCCCGGCGCGTGGACATGGATTCATTCCTCGACAGCCTGGTGTTCGACTATCAGGACGTAGGCCGCGACGTGCAGTTGAACGGCAAGACCGGCGCAATCATCGACACCCGCCCCCATGCCTTGCGCCGAGTGCTGGTCAACCTGACAGACAACGCGTTGAAGTTCGGTGGCGCAGCGGAGATTGAAGTGATCGCCCACGCCGATCAGAGCCTGTCGCTTCACGTGCTGGACCGCGGGCCGGGCATTGCCGAAGGGGAATTGTCGGAAGTGATCAAGCCGTTCTACCGCGTCGAGAGCTCACGCAACCGCGACACCGGAGGTACCGGACTGGGCCTGGCGATTGCGCAGCAACTGACGATCGCACTGGGCGGCACCTTGACGCTCACCAACCGCGAAGGGGGTGGGTTGAGTGCTCAGTTGAAGCTGCCCGCACGGATAGCGACAGGCGCGGTGAAGGTCACGGATCGTTAG